Genomic DNA from Alicyclobacillus fastidiosus:
CTCGGGAGCCTCGGTGACCTCGAGCCGTTGATTTGCCAAATCGCCGCCATTCAAGGGCGCATCATCCCCACATTGACCGCCCCGGGCTTCCTCGTGTTCGCGGCGGATCACGGGATCGCGAAGGCACACGCAGTGTCGCGCTACGGAGCAGAAGTCACGGAGGAGATGGCAGTCAATATAGCGATGGGGACGTCGACCAGCGCCGTATTGGCCAGGCAGTATGGCATGGCGACGCGCGTCGTCGACGTCGGCGTGTCGACAAATGTCCGCCACCCACGCGTCGTCGTTCGCAAGGTGGGCTGCGGCACGGCCGACTTTAGTGCGGGCCCAGCGATGTCCGACGAGCAGCTGAGAGAGGCGGTCCAGGTTGGCGTCGACGAGGTGTTACGCCTCGTCGAACAGGGTTGCGATTGCATTCTCTTAGGTGAAATGGGCATCGGCAACACCTCGTCAGCGAGCGCTTTGGCAGCATGTTTGCTTGATTTGCCCGTCGATGCACTCGTCGGTGTAGGGACGGGCATTGACGAGGCGTCGCGCAGGCTCAAGCGAGAACTCATTCAACAGTCGGTCGACTCGTGGCGCGCGGGAGCGGAGAATGCGTCCCGTCACGAGCGCTGGGAGAGTGTGATGGCGCGGTTGGGCGGTTTTGAACTGGCTGCGATGTCCGGCGCGATGCTCGCCGCAGCCTCGCGAAAGATCCCGGTCGTCCTCGATGGGTTACTCACAGGCGCCAGCGCGCTGTGGGCCGCGAAACTGGATGCGAACGTAACGGACTACCTGATTGCCGGGCACGTATCTCCAGAGCCGGCTCACGCCGCAATCCTTGATGCGCTTGGAAAAAAGCCGTTGCTCAATCTTTCACTACGGGTGGGCGAGGGAACTGGCGCGCTGCTTGCCTGGCCCGTGATCACCGGCGCGCTTCGCCTTATGGCCGAGACCGCTACGTTTGAGGATGCCCGAGTCACCAATCCACATGTAGCACAGCGCGAACAGCTGACTGCCGACGTCGTGCCCCCAGAAGGCGCCAAAGCGGACTGCTTGATCCCGTGCACGCCTGTCGGGCGCGATTTCACGCAGGCCGAGATCGACGCCGTCTACAAAGCGATTCTCGCCCGCAGGGACATCCGCGTGTTTTTGCCGGACAAGCTGCCGGACGACGTTGTCGATCGAATCCTGCGAGCTGGACACCACGGTCCGTCGGTCGGTTACATGCAACCGTGGAATTTCGTCGTGATTCAGGACAAACAGGTCCTTCGCGCCCTCCAGGCCGTCGTGGAGAAGGAGCGCATTCGAGCGGGCGAGCCGTACCCAGATGCCAAACGCGACTATTACCTGCGACTCAAAGTCGAAGGACTCGTCGAAGCCCCAATCACCATCTGTGTCACCAACGATCCAACGCGTGGTGGACCGCATGTGCTTGGGCGCAACACGATTCCGGAGACAGATCTCATGTCGACCGCGTGCGCCATCGAAAATATGTGGCTGGCCGCGCGCGCCGAGGGCGTGGCGATGGGCTGGGTCAGCATCTACGAGAAGGACGACGTGCGTAAAATACTGGGGATCCCAGACCATGTCGATCCGGCCGCATTGCTCACCATCGGCTACACGCCGCACTTTCCGGAGATACCGC
This window encodes:
- the bluB gene encoding 5,6-dimethylbenzimidazole synthase, which gives rise to MPCTPVGRDFTQAEIDAVYKAILARRDIRVFLPDKLPDDVVDRILRAGHHGPSVGYMQPWNFVVIQDKQVLRALQAVVEKERIRAGEPYPDAKRDYYLRLKVEGLVEAPITICVTNDPTRGGPHVLGRNTIPETDLMSTACAIENMWLAARAEGVAMGWVSIYEKDDVRKILGIPDHVDPAALLTIGYTPHFPEIPLLERAGWGTRRDFAEVVFANRWGNRESL